The proteins below come from a single Mytilus edulis chromosome 5, xbMytEdul2.2, whole genome shotgun sequence genomic window:
- the LOC139524406 gene encoding UDP-N-acetylglucosamine--dolichyl-phosphate N-acetylglucosaminephosphotransferase-like, with the protein MDTTDFHFNLLVNAALSVLGFLICYKVIPPFGEMFIQAHLFGIDQSKTTKAKVPEALGVICGAIFLIIMFLFIPVPFYKHLYYTENYKSFPHNEYIEYIAALLSICCMIFLGFADDVLNLKWRHKVMLPTIASLPLLMVYFVNVGSTTIVVPKPFRMYLGHDVDLSILYYVYMGMLAVFCTNAINILAGVNGLEAGQSFVIAVSVVIFNILELSGCCTEAHVFSLYFMMPFIGVCLALLIHNWYPSRVFVGDTFCYFSGMTFAVVAILGHFSKTMLLFFIPQVVNFVYSVPQLFKFVPCPRHRLPRYNSKTDKVEMSCTKYRYSQLNIIGKLCVTIFRLLRVIEVKDNVGEDGQYTECNNMTLINLILKFTGPLHERTLVVILMAIQILCSGIAFFIRYHLAKLFYD; encoded by the exons ATGGACACTACAGACTTCCATTTTAATCTCCTTGTCAATGCAGCACTGTCTGTTCTTGGATTCCTGATATGTTACAAAGTGATTCCACCGTTTGGGGAAATGTTTATACAGGCACATCTGTTTGGTATAGACCAGAGTAAAACAACCAAAGCAAAAGT CCCTGAAGCCTTAGGTGTGATTTGTGGAGCCATTTTTCTGATAATTATGTTCCTTTTCATACCAGTTCCCTTCTACAAACATCTTTACTACACAGAAAATTACAAGAGTTTTCCTCATAATGAG taTATAGAATACATAGCAGCACTACTATCTATATGCTGTATGATATTCTTGGGTTTTGCTGATGATGTGTTAAACCTGAAGTGGAGACACAAAGTCATGTTACCAACCATTGCTTCTCTCCCTTTATTGATGGTCTACTTTGTCAATGTTGGATCTACTACAATTGTTGTACCAAAACCTTTCAGGATGTACCTAGGACATGATGTTGATTTGA GTATCTTGTATTATGTATATATGGGTATGTTAGCTGTATTCTGTACCAATGCTATAAACATTCTGGCTGGAGTAAATGGTTTAGAAGCTGGACAATCATTTGTAATTGCTGTTTCTGTTGTTATATTTAACATCCTAGAATTGTCAG GATGTTGTACAGAGGCACATgtatttagtttatattttatgatgcCATTTATAGGAGTTTGTCTAGCTTTGCTCATCCACAACTG GTATCCATCTCGAGTGTTTGTTGGAGATACATTCTGTTATTTCTCAGGGATGACATTTGCTGTTGTAGCAATTCTAGGACATTTTAGTAAAACTATGTTACTATTCTTTATACCACAAGTTGTCAACTTTGTGTATTCAGTTCCACAGTTATTTAAATTTGTTCCATGTCCACGACATAGATTACCAAG ATATAACAGTAAAACAGACAAAGTAGAAATGAGTTGCACAAAATATAGATATAGTCAATTAAACATTATTGGAAAGTTATGTGTGACAATATTTCGATTATTACGAGTGATAGAAGTAAAGGATAATGTAGGAGAAGATGGACAATACACAGAGTGTAACAATATGACATTAATAAATCTTATATTGAAATTCACTGGTCCATTACATGAGAGAACTTTAGTCGTCATACTTATGGCAATACAG ATCTTGTGTAGTGGAATAGCATTTTTCATCAGATATCATCTAGCCAAGTTATTCTATGATTAA